A single region of the Hylaeus volcanicus isolate JK05 chromosome 5, UHH_iyHylVolc1.0_haploid, whole genome shotgun sequence genome encodes:
- the LOC128877396 gene encoding adenylyl cyclase-associated protein 2 isoform X1 has protein sequence MFKCCVCNKSAKKEKTNGDVAKQSQKTMASQIVSVNSTKIEEDGPIGREEKLNGDVQRLEKVSPSMENCSAEVVDDLTVKSPLPSGKRDEIDDGSRPRKESIVESNKENGDDAANSIDQTKKNKKDEENGIKDASGNVEVNGCDNLSGIGDGGVFVEAILHSGVPSIVKTNLYDSSAAYIERTIDDGPEEEGDDSVFEACPNDNNAIKKTTPVSSVPRWLSEEDDGDHDSEECSGMQEPPATPVARDELALRRHRFFSDLLHAAQTTTEHRVRFDPLGPMVHAGCEASDKEDHLEELVNRLESVTKRLEKVQTHTVTETQDSAVQTSTPSPKKAQSIGNSVSIQSASPTRLLHKPAVDKSVSMSVAGYEDLLAGPVKEYLQLSQKIGGDVATHSKLVEKAFQIQLEFIRTAANRSAPVNQSEQISLLGPTSSQIQQIQDFREKNRGSQFFNHLSAISESIPALGWVAVSPTPAPYVKEMNDAGQFYSNRVLKDWKEKDKVHAEWCKAWIQTLSDLQQYVRQHHTTGLVWAKTGSAPAGIPPPPPPCMPMGDVAPVSIADDRSALFAEINQGEAITKNLKKVTSDMQTHKNPSLRTGPAPFKAPAVENAIPSKSVPLPSAPIEKPPVFTKDGKKWLIEYQRGNKDLLIDNVEMNNVIYMFRCQDSTLIVNGKVNTIVMDSCRKSSIVFDSVVSSIEFVNCQSVQMQVREKVPTISIDKTDGCQMYLNSESVDVELFSSKSSELNFMVPESGSYREYAVPEQFKTTITPLGPKTVAINSVD, from the exons ATGTTTAAATGTTGTGTGTGCAACAAGAGTGCAAAGAAGGAGAAGACGAACGGGGATGTGGCAAAGCAAAGTCAGAAAACGATGGCCTCGCAGATAGTTTCAGTCAACTCGACGAAAATCGAAGAAGACGGACCGATTGGACGAGAGGAGAAGTTGAACGGTGACGTGCAGAGATTGGAGAAAGTTTCGCCATCTATGGAGAATTGTTCTGCGGAAGTAGTCGACGACTTAACTGTCAAGAGTCCGTTACCTTCCGGTAAGCGCGatgaaatcgacgatggtTCTCGACCGAGGAAAGAATCGATAGTGGAATCGAACAAGGAAAATGGCGATGATGCTGCAAATTCGATCGATCAAACGAAGAAGAATAAGAAAGATGAAGAGAATGGAATTAAAGATGCGAGTGGAAATGTAGAAGTAAATGGGTGTGATAATCTGAGTGGGATTGGCGATGGGGGTGTGTTTGTAGAGGCGATATTGCATTCCGGTGTTCCTAGCATTGTCAAAACAAATCTTTACGACTCATCCGCCGCGTACATCGAGAGAACGATCGATGATGGACCTGAAGAAGAAGGCGACGATTCCGTTTTCGAAGCATGTCCGAACGACAACAATGCTATTAAAAAGACGACACCAG TTTCGTCAGTTCCTCGTTGGCTATCGGAGGAGGACGACGGCGATCATGATTCGGAAGAATGCAGCGGAATGCAAGAACCACCAGCGACACCGGTCGCCCGCGACGAACTAGCTTTAAGGCGACACAGATTCTTCTCCGATTTATTGCACGCCGCACAAACTACGACGGAGCACAGAGTGAGGTTTGACCCACTAGGACCGATGGTACACGCCG gCTGTGAAGCTAGTGATAAGGAAGATCACTTAGAAGAACTGGTAAATCGATTGGAAAGTGTTACCAAACGACTGGAAAAAGTACAGACTCATACTGTAACTGAAACTCAAGATTCTGCTGTTCAAACAAGTACACCGTCACCAAAAAAGGCTCAATCAATTGGCAATAGTGTGTCGATACAGTCTGCCTCACCAACTCGATTGCTACATAAGCCAGCAGTGGACAAATCTGTCAGCATGTCAGTCGCAGGCTATGAAGATCTTTTGGCTGGTCCTGTAAAAGAGTACTTGCAGTTGAGTCAGAAAATTGGCGGCGATGTTGCCACCCACAGCAAACTCGTAGAAAAGGCATTCCA AATTCAACTGGAGTTCATTCGGACTGCGGCAAATCGATCGGCTCCGGTAAATCAATCTGAACAAATTTCTCTACTTGGACCTACATCTTCacaaattcaacaaattcaaGATTTTCGCGAGAAAAACAGAGGAtctcaatttttcaatcatttatcTGCAATTAGTGAAAGTATTCCAGCTTTAGGATGGGTTGCTGTATCACCTACACCAGCACCTTACGTGAAAGAGATGAATGATGCTGGCCAATTCTATTCTAATCGTGTATTAAAGGATTGGAAGGAAAA AGATAAAGTACATGCCGAATGGTGCAAAGCTTGGATTCAAACGCTAAGCGATCTTCAACAATATGTACGTCAACATCACACAACAGGACTGGTATGGGCAAAAACTGGCTCTGCTCCAGCAGGCATACCACCACCTCCACCACCATGTATGCCTATGGGAGATGTGGCACCAGTCAGTATTGCCGATGACAGAAGTGCTCTTTTCGCCGAAATAAATCAAGGAGAAGCTATTACAAAGA atttaaaGAAAGTCACTTCCGATATGCAAACACATAAGAACCCTTCATTGAGGACTGGTCCAGCACCATTTAAAGCACCAGCAGTCGAAAATGCTATACCATCAAAATCCGTGCCACTTCCGAGTGCACCGATTGAGAAACCACCTGTATTTACTAAAGATGGAAAGAAATGGCTTATA GAATACCAAAGAGGAAATAAAGACTTGCTCATCGATAACGTAGAGATGAATAACGTGATCTATATGTTCCGATGTCAAGATAGCACCCTGATCGTCAATGGCAAAGTTAACACTATTGTCATGGATTCGTGTCGTAAATCGTCAATCGTTTTTGATTCTGTGGTATCGAGCATCGAATTCGTCAACTGTCAGAGCGTACAAATGCAG